In a genomic window of Nodosilinea sp. E11:
- a CDS encoding M48 family metalloprotease, translated as MRRLQRFLVTLLAGLLGAVLISQGLGWGISSGFAVEPRVEDALQVDPAALPENTLPTPYPEQPDGTLKLPDKEPAIPALEPQAEADAVDLDADTVLGRSLLLSGLSPEVAKRSELLIEADRLYRAGDRADAELLYRAAKDPAWLAETGPELAIAPLTDPDDLPPAGRVYWREALAGAESAFPNRVLVPLELLVKNYPEFLPGQALYARYLVQNDRADEALQVLEGAIARYPYNPDLLKAQAEVQMARQQWIEAAITANQFAILNPEHPDAEAMSTLARQNLDRFRGAMNQTLTRNLVSNIVTGAAGYILTGGLLGPFTAINSGILMMQGESGLGHQVAEQVKRQLPIVDDPEIRAYVNDMGQRLAGLAGRDEFDYSFEVIMDDSLNAFALPGGKIFINAGAITRSHSEAELAGLVGHEIAHAVLSHGFQMVTQGNLTTSLASFIPIPEVANIAAGLIVSSYSRDMERQSDILGTKLLATNRYAADGLHNLMVTLEAEYGNRGVSWFASHPNPGDRANYLRQLVDQAGFNRYAYEGVETHLKMRHKMNRLLTEYKLEQDNEAEAPVRRRR; from the coding sequence ATGCGGCGACTACAGCGGTTTTTAGTGACTTTATTGGCCGGTTTGTTGGGGGCAGTGCTGATCAGTCAGGGGTTGGGGTGGGGCATTTCCTCCGGCTTTGCCGTTGAACCCCGTGTCGAAGATGCCCTTCAGGTTGATCCGGCGGCCCTGCCAGAAAACACTCTGCCCACCCCCTACCCTGAACAGCCCGATGGCACCCTGAAGCTACCGGATAAAGAACCCGCTATTCCTGCGCTTGAGCCCCAGGCCGAGGCGGATGCCGTAGATCTGGATGCTGACACGGTTCTCGGGCGATCGCTGTTGCTTTCTGGCCTGTCGCCTGAGGTGGCCAAGCGCAGCGAACTCTTGATCGAAGCCGATCGCCTCTACCGGGCGGGCGATCGCGCCGATGCCGAGCTGCTCTACCGGGCAGCCAAAGACCCGGCCTGGCTGGCCGAAACCGGGCCAGAATTGGCGATCGCCCCCCTCACCGACCCCGACGACCTGCCCCCCGCTGGGCGGGTCTACTGGCGCGAGGCGCTGGCCGGGGCCGAGTCAGCGTTTCCCAACCGGGTGCTAGTGCCGCTGGAGCTACTGGTGAAGAACTACCCCGAGTTTTTGCCGGGGCAGGCCCTCTACGCTCGCTACCTGGTGCAGAACGATCGCGCCGATGAGGCGTTGCAGGTGCTAGAGGGGGCGATCGCCCGCTACCCCTACAACCCCGATCTGCTCAAGGCCCAGGCCGAGGTGCAAATGGCCCGCCAGCAGTGGATTGAAGCCGCCATTACCGCCAATCAGTTCGCTATTCTCAACCCTGAGCACCCCGACGCCGAGGCCATGAGCACCCTGGCTCGCCAGAATCTCGATCGCTTTCGCGGCGCGATGAACCAAACCCTGACCCGTAACCTGGTGTCAAACATTGTCACCGGAGCGGCTGGGTACATTCTCACCGGGGGGCTGCTGGGGCCGTTTACCGCGATCAACTCGGGCATTTTGATGATGCAGGGCGAAAGCGGTCTGGGCCACCAGGTGGCCGAGCAGGTCAAGCGTCAGTTGCCCATCGTCGATGACCCGGAAATTCGCGCCTACGTCAATGACATGGGCCAGCGGCTGGCGGGGTTAGCGGGGCGCGACGAGTTTGACTACAGCTTTGAGGTGATCATGGATGACAGCCTCAACGCCTTTGCTCTACCCGGCGGTAAGATTTTCATCAACGCTGGCGCGATTACCCGCAGCCATTCTGAAGCCGAGTTGGCGGGGCTGGTGGGCCACGAGATCGCCCATGCGGTGCTTTCCCACGGGTTTCAAATGGTGACCCAGGGCAACCTCACCACCAGTCTGGCGTCGTTTATTCCCATTCCCGAGGTGGCCAACATCGCCGCTGGCCTAATTGTGTCAAGCTACTCCCGCGATATGGAGCGCCAGTCAGACATCTTGGGCACCAAGCTGTTAGCTACCAACCGCTACGCCGCCGATGGTCTGCACAACCTGATGGTCACCCTGGAAGCAGAGTACGGCAACCGAGGGGTGAGCTGGTTTGCCTCGCACCCCAACCCAGGCGATCGCGCCAACTACCTGCGGCAGCTGGTAGACCAGGCCGGTTTTAACCGCTATGCCTACGAAGGGGTCGAAACCCACCTGAAAATGCGCCACAAAATGAATCGCCTGCTCACCGAATACAAGCTAGAACAGGACAATGAAGCAGAGGCCCCGGTGCGCCGACGGCGCTGA
- a CDS encoding DUF4079 domain-containing protein yields the protein MTLDTVQPWLNFVHPVVMWLLLATTLYALYLGIQARRTRLADAETRKELIKGKFALKHHKVGSVLLSVMVISTVSAMGVTYLEAGKLFVGPHLLVGLGMASLIAVSASLVPFMQKGNETARLTHITLNMVLVGLFSWQAFTGMKIVQRLLADLQTTAGS from the coding sequence ATGACTTTAGACACCGTTCAACCCTGGCTCAATTTTGTTCACCCTGTGGTGATGTGGCTGCTGCTGGCAACCACCCTCTACGCCCTCTACCTGGGCATTCAGGCCCGCCGCACTCGCCTGGCCGATGCCGAGACCCGCAAAGAATTGATCAAAGGCAAGTTTGCCCTCAAGCACCACAAGGTGGGCTCGGTACTGCTGTCCGTCATGGTGATCAGCACCGTAAGCGCTATGGGAGTCACCTACCTGGAGGCTGGCAAGCTGTTTGTGGGGCCTCACCTGCTGGTAGGTCTGGGCATGGCCAGCCTGATTGCTGTTTCTGCGTCCCTGGTGCCCTTTATGCAAAAAGGCAATGAGACGGCTCGGCTCACCCACATTACCCTCAATATGGTGCTGGTCGGGCTGTTTAGCTGGCAGGCCTTTACCGGCATGAAAATTGTGCAGCGGCTGCTGGCTGATCTCCAGACCACGGCTGGCTCCTAG
- a CDS encoding DUF1997 domain-containing protein, producing the protein MTLESMQSAQNAGALPLVAATEGAESKAKPAAEPTPPPDLEGALVLEGHYAGKMDLAADIDTVGHYLNSHRGWFTRCAHPMQVEPISDHGYALVVGHFSMMGYEVEPKVGLYLSPLDHQVYRIDTMPVPGYVPPGYDVDFHAVLRLKDGLAAPPPATALTQIDWDLSLAVKIHMPRMLNSVPRSLLKTSGDRLLNQVVRQVSKRLTRKVQEDFHQSHSLPLPESCRGHHFWSNWGRRSGGDAHDRQA; encoded by the coding sequence GTGACTCTGGAATCCATGCAGTCTGCTCAGAATGCCGGTGCCCTGCCTCTGGTTGCAGCTACTGAAGGGGCTGAATCTAAGGCTAAACCTGCCGCTGAGCCAACTCCCCCACCCGATCTGGAGGGGGCGCTGGTGTTGGAGGGGCACTACGCTGGCAAAATGGATCTGGCGGCCGACATCGATACGGTAGGCCACTATTTAAATAGCCATCGAGGCTGGTTTACCCGCTGTGCCCACCCTATGCAGGTAGAACCCATTTCTGACCACGGCTATGCCTTGGTCGTGGGGCACTTCTCGATGATGGGCTATGAGGTCGAACCCAAGGTTGGGCTTTACCTGTCTCCCCTCGATCACCAGGTCTATCGCATTGATACGATGCCAGTGCCAGGCTATGTGCCGCCGGGCTACGATGTTGATTTTCATGCGGTGCTGCGGCTGAAAGACGGCTTGGCGGCCCCGCCTCCGGCGACAGCGCTGACCCAGATTGATTGGGATCTCAGCCTAGCGGTGAAAATTCATATGCCGCGCATGCTGAACTCAGTGCCGCGATCGCTACTTAAGACCTCGGGCGATCGCCTGCTCAACCAGGTGGTGCGTCAGGTGTCTAAGCGCCTTACCCGCAAGGTGCAAGAAGACTTTCACCAGAGCCACAGCCTGCCCCTGCCCGAGAGCTGCCGGGGCCACCACTTTTGGTCGAACTGGGGACGGCGATCGGGCGGCGATGCCCACGATCGCCAGGCTTAG
- a CDS encoding SDR family oxidoreductase, which translates to MKAFVAGATGATGSKIVTQLVNRGVPVVAFVRDAAAARAKLPIEVTLVEGSVTDRDSIRRAIAGCTVLLSATGARPGFDPTGPYQVDYEGNKNLIDEAKAAGIDHFVMVSSLCVSRFLHPLNLFFLILYWKQQAEAYLQASGLTYTIVRPGGLKDDDTDTRTLLMAPADTLFEGSIARSKVAEVCVEALYLPQARNKIVEIVAQENANPQPYEALFAGVA; encoded by the coding sequence GTGAAAGCATTTGTTGCAGGGGCCACAGGGGCAACTGGCTCTAAAATTGTGACCCAGTTGGTCAATCGCGGCGTGCCGGTAGTGGCCTTTGTGCGTGATGCCGCCGCCGCTAGAGCCAAGCTACCCATTGAGGTGACGCTAGTAGAAGGCAGTGTCACCGATAGAGACAGCATTCGTAGGGCGATCGCAGGCTGCACCGTTTTGCTCTCGGCCACCGGAGCCCGTCCTGGCTTTGACCCCACTGGCCCCTACCAAGTCGATTACGAAGGCAACAAAAACCTGATCGATGAAGCCAAAGCCGCTGGCATCGATCACTTCGTCATGGTGTCGTCGCTCTGCGTGTCCCGCTTTCTTCACCCGCTCAATTTGTTCTTTTTAATTCTCTACTGGAAGCAGCAGGCCGAGGCCTACCTGCAAGCTAGCGGCCTCACCTACACCATCGTCCGCCCCGGCGGCCTCAAAGACGATGACACCGACACCCGCACCCTCCTCATGGCCCCGGCTGACACTCTGTTTGAGGGCAGCATTGCTCGCTCAAAGGTGGCGGAGGTGTGTGTAGAGGCGCTGTACCTGCCCCAGGCCCGCAACAAAATCGTCGAGATCGTGGCCCAAGAGAACGCGAACCCTCAGCCCTACGAGGCCCTATTTGCCGGCGTGGCTTAA
- the ppsA gene encoding phosphoenolpyruvate synthase: MVATSVVQQSAPQRDQQLVLWLDELRLDDVPIVGGKNASLGEMIQQLTPQGIRVPTGFATTSYAYRYFIEKTGLDAQLRQVLGGFDINDVTELRRRGRKARSLILNATFPDDLKATILRAYHQMCEEAGQNLCLDDESCLADHAYTEVDVAVRSSATAEDLPDASFAGQQETYLNVYGDQAVLIACKKCYASLFTDRAISYRTTKQFDHFDVALSVCIQRMVRSDLATSGVMFSIDTETGFENAVLITAAYGLGENVVQGSVNPDEYVVFKPTLKSGHKPILSKRLGTKALRMVYDTSGTELTKNETVPLADQARFAIDEDDILQLAHWACTIEEHYTQLRGTKSPMDIEWAKDGITGELFIVQARPETVQSQRAQNELRSYILEVPDGTEPVAKGRAVGDLIGQGSACVILDVNQIAQFRPGEVLITARTDPDWEPIMKRASAIVTDQGGRTCHAAIIARELGIPAIVGCDNATQLITTGEPVTVTCAGGEEGLIYRGEIPFRIETTQIDSLPETRTKIMMNVGNPELAFTLAALPNDGVGLARLEFIIANHIQVHPLALLNFDQLPDGSEKRQIQQLTALYDHKPDYFIDKLAHGVGTLAAAFYPKPVVVRLSDFKSNEYAHLLGGSTFEPDEENPMIGWRGASRYYDDRYRDGFALECQALKRVRDDMGLTNVILMVPFCRTPDEGRRVLEEMAKHGLVRGENGLQVYVMCELPNNVVLADEFSQVFDGFSIGSNDLTQLTLGLDRDSALVAHLFDERSTGVKRMVKMAIQTAKEYHRKIGICGQGPSDYPEFARFLVEQGIDSISLNPDTVIKTRLEIADMEQQMG; this comes from the coding sequence ATGGTAGCTACGTCTGTGGTTCAGCAATCTGCCCCTCAGCGGGATCAACAGCTTGTTCTCTGGCTCGATGAACTACGCCTCGACGATGTCCCCATCGTCGGTGGCAAAAATGCCTCCCTCGGCGAAATGATTCAGCAGTTGACCCCTCAGGGCATTCGGGTGCCAACGGGGTTTGCCACCACGTCTTACGCCTACCGCTACTTCATTGAGAAAACCGGCCTTGATGCTCAGCTGCGGCAGGTGTTGGGTGGCTTTGATATCAACGATGTCACTGAACTCAGGCGGCGGGGTAGAAAAGCGCGATCGCTAATTCTTAACGCCACCTTTCCTGACGATCTCAAGGCGACTATTCTGCGCGCTTACCACCAGATGTGTGAAGAAGCTGGCCAAAACCTCTGCTTAGACGACGAGTCTTGTCTGGCCGACCACGCCTACACCGAGGTCGATGTGGCGGTGCGCTCTAGTGCCACTGCCGAAGACCTACCCGACGCCAGCTTTGCCGGTCAGCAAGAGACCTACCTCAATGTCTACGGTGACCAGGCGGTGCTGATTGCCTGCAAGAAGTGCTACGCCTCGCTGTTTACCGATCGCGCCATTTCTTACCGCACCACTAAGCAATTTGACCACTTCGATGTGGCGCTGTCGGTGTGCATTCAGCGCATGGTGCGCTCAGACCTGGCCACCTCCGGCGTCATGTTCTCGATTGATACTGAGACTGGCTTTGAGAATGCCGTGCTGATTACCGCCGCCTACGGCCTGGGCGAAAATGTGGTGCAGGGCAGCGTCAACCCCGATGAGTATGTGGTGTTTAAGCCTACCCTCAAGAGCGGCCACAAGCCAATTCTCAGCAAGCGTTTGGGCACCAAGGCGCTGCGTATGGTCTACGACACCAGTGGCACCGAGCTGACCAAAAACGAGACTGTGCCCCTGGCCGATCAGGCCCGCTTTGCGATCGACGAGGACGACATTCTCCAGCTTGCCCACTGGGCCTGCACCATCGAGGAGCACTATACCCAATTGCGGGGCACCAAAAGCCCCATGGATATCGAGTGGGCCAAGGATGGCATTACGGGCGAGCTATTTATCGTCCAAGCCCGGCCTGAAACGGTACAGTCGCAACGGGCTCAGAACGAGCTGCGATCGTACATTTTAGAGGTGCCAGACGGTACAGAACCCGTCGCCAAGGGCCGGGCCGTCGGCGATCTGATCGGCCAGGGCAGCGCCTGCGTCATTCTCGACGTCAACCAGATTGCTCAGTTTCGCCCCGGTGAGGTGCTGATCACCGCCCGCACCGACCCCGACTGGGAGCCGATCATGAAGCGAGCCAGTGCGATCGTCACCGACCAGGGGGGGCGTACCTGCCATGCGGCCATTATTGCGCGGGAATTGGGCATTCCGGCGATCGTTGGCTGTGACAATGCCACCCAGCTGATTACCACGGGCGAACCTGTCACCGTCACCTGCGCCGGCGGCGAAGAAGGACTGATCTACCGGGGCGAAATCCCCTTCCGCATTGAGACTACCCAGATCGACAGCCTGCCCGAAACCCGCACCAAGATCATGATGAATGTGGGCAATCCCGAGCTGGCCTTTACTCTAGCGGCTCTGCCCAACGACGGTGTGGGCTTGGCCCGGCTGGAGTTCATCATCGCCAACCACATTCAGGTGCACCCCTTGGCGTTGCTCAACTTTGACCAGCTGCCCGACGGATCTGAAAAGCGCCAGATTCAGCAGCTCACCGCCCTCTACGATCACAAGCCCGATTATTTCATCGACAAGCTGGCCCACGGGGTGGGCACCCTGGCTGCCGCCTTTTACCCCAAGCCCGTGGTGGTGCGTCTGTCAGACTTTAAGAGCAACGAGTATGCCCACCTGCTGGGGGGCAGCACCTTTGAGCCCGATGAAGAGAACCCGATGATTGGCTGGCGGGGGGCTTCGCGCTACTACGACGATCGCTACCGCGACGGCTTTGCCCTAGAGTGCCAGGCGCTCAAGCGGGTGCGCGACGACATGGGCCTGACCAACGTGATTTTGATGGTGCCCTTCTGCCGCACCCCCGATGAGGGCCGCCGGGTACTCGAAGAAATGGCGAAACATGGCCTGGTGCGCGGTGAGAACGGCCTGCAAGTCTACGTCATGTGCGAACTGCCCAACAACGTGGTGCTGGCCGACGAGTTTAGCCAGGTGTTTGACGGGTTCTCTATTGGCTCGAATGACCTCACTCAGCTCACCCTGGGTCTCGATCGCGATTCGGCCCTGGTGGCTCACCTGTTTGACGAACGCAGCACCGGGGTGAAGCGGATGGTGAAAATGGCGATTCAAACGGCCAAAGAATACCACCGCAAGATCGGCATCTGCGGCCAGGGGCCGAGCGACTACCCCGAGTTTGCCCGCTTCTTGGTGGAACAGGGCATCGACTCGATCAGCCTCAACCCCGATACGGTGATCAAAACCCGCCTAGAGATTGCCGATATGGAGCAGCAGATGGGCTGA
- a CDS encoding ABC transporter permease produces the protein MLTVFWGDWLDLRVRIPQVAASGLVSPLIYILAFGLGLGSAIDQVTTPPAGDNYLEFILPGMVALSSMVISFGGTTFSICGDRLFTKTFEEMLLYPVHPLALHLGKMLAGIVRGLMTAGSVILVAILFTGRFWSFINPLFLLLVVLNCAVFAGLGVIVGLNVKSLESVGLFNNFLIVPMSFLGGTFFDPATLPVALKAIVYLLPLTYTTVGLRAAAYKPLAEFPWYSIPILLAVAGVLAAIGARQFSTQQD, from the coding sequence ATGCTCACGGTGTTTTGGGGCGACTGGCTCGACCTGCGGGTGCGCATTCCCCAGGTGGCGGCCTCGGGGCTGGTGTCGCCCTTAATTTATATTTTGGCCTTTGGTCTAGGATTGGGCAGTGCGATCGACCAGGTGACCACCCCGCCAGCGGGCGACAATTACCTAGAGTTTATTCTGCCGGGGATGGTAGCGCTGTCGTCGATGGTGATTAGCTTTGGCGGCACCACGTTTTCGATTTGCGGCGATCGCCTCTTCACCAAAACCTTCGAGGAAATGCTGCTCTACCCGGTGCATCCCCTGGCGCTGCACCTGGGCAAAATGCTGGCGGGCATTGTGCGCGGGCTGATGACCGCAGGCTCGGTCATTTTGGTGGCGATTCTGTTTACGGGGCGGTTTTGGAGCTTCATTAACCCGCTGTTTTTGCTGTTGGTGGTGCTCAACTGCGCCGTGTTTGCAGGCCTAGGGGTAATCGTCGGGCTCAACGTCAAATCGCTTGAGAGCGTGGGCCTATTCAACAACTTTTTGATTGTGCCGATGTCGTTTTTAGGCGGCACGTTCTTCGACCCGGCGACGCTGCCGGTGGCGCTAAAGGCGATCGTCTACCTGCTGCCGCTGACCTATACCACCGTCGGCCTGCGGGCAGCGGCCTACAAACCCCTGGCTGAGTTCCCTTGGTACTCAATCCCCATTCTGCTAGCGGTGGCGGGGGTGCTGGCGGCGATCGGGGCAAGACAATTTTCAACCCAGCAAGATTAG
- a CDS encoding phage holin family protein, which translates to MDSSDSAFDQVESYLRRLLRLATVLVDTHLDVAVQEANYESRRLISGFIMVGVGIGLLTTGVVLGIVASVVFAQSLGLSWLQAIAAVAGVDLLLGLVFVTLGRLRLRGPLMIQTQARLSRSVALLKAKE; encoded by the coding sequence GTGGATAGCTCTGACTCTGCCTTTGACCAAGTAGAAAGCTACTTGCGGCGACTGCTGCGTTTGGCAACAGTGCTAGTCGATACTCATCTCGATGTTGCCGTACAAGAGGCCAACTACGAAAGCCGCCGCCTAATCAGCGGCTTTATCATGGTGGGCGTCGGTATTGGTCTACTCACCACAGGAGTTGTGCTCGGCATCGTCGCCAGTGTGGTGTTTGCCCAGTCCCTGGGGCTGAGCTGGCTTCAGGCGATCGCCGCTGTGGCCGGGGTTGACCTACTGTTGGGCTTAGTTTTTGTCACTCTGGGGCGGCTGCGGTTGCGCGGGCCGCTGATGATACAGACTCAGGCTCGACTCTCGCGATCGGTGGCGCTGCTCAAAGCCAAAGAGTAA
- a CDS encoding DUF4126 domain-containing protein, producing the protein MDLLLHVAIGIGLSAAAGFRILVPFLIAGIAAQQGYLALSPGMAWMASTPAIIAFVVATVLEVLIYFVPIVDNVMDAVELPAAAIAGTVLTAAVTGGDINPFLQWSLALIAGGSVASGTQAFTGLARLASTAAAGPVGNIAVSTTELVSSTILSVLAIAVPILVVLVVGVLMYLLFRRRRRKWRSS; encoded by the coding sequence ATGGACCTACTGCTGCACGTTGCCATTGGCATTGGCCTGAGCGCCGCCGCTGGGTTTAGGATCTTGGTGCCTTTCTTAATTGCAGGCATAGCGGCTCAGCAGGGCTACTTGGCCCTGTCGCCCGGTATGGCGTGGATGGCCAGCACCCCGGCCATTATTGCCTTTGTGGTCGCCACTGTTCTAGAGGTGTTGATTTACTTTGTGCCCATCGTCGATAACGTTATGGATGCGGTAGAACTGCCCGCGGCGGCGATCGCAGGCACTGTTCTCACCGCCGCCGTTACCGGGGGCGACATCAATCCCTTTTTGCAGTGGAGCCTGGCGCTGATCGCCGGAGGCAGCGTGGCCAGCGGCACCCAGGCATTTACCGGGTTGGCTCGGTTGGCCTCTACCGCAGCGGCAGGGCCAGTGGGCAATATTGCTGTCTCTACAACAGAATTGGTCAGCTCAACCATCCTTTCGGTACTCGCGATCGCGGTGCCAATTTTGGTAGTACTCGTAGTAGGGGTGCTGATGTACCTACTCTTCCGGCGGCGCAGGCGTAAATGGCGCAGTTCTTAG
- a CDS encoding Npun_F0813 family protein, whose product MFILKRQDVDIKTMHHPQKDQQIPILSYQGQTFRLLSVFSAAQEDDARALWRDLTDNRGKACVLLEEPERFSIWGKIRLDQFDHDAGPDTGTPPAGATFIKACLLMLQVLYMDVEDLLGNKQARQFEDDVSKVFAAWKFPQSATPDAVRALLTVDPLAMPQLPPWQDHHLHRLLEELHRIAKDYFGNANFADRALEAVEDLTVAEQSQFKRWLQQSPSGKIWV is encoded by the coding sequence ATGTTTATCCTTAAGCGGCAGGATGTTGACATCAAAACGATGCACCATCCACAAAAAGATCAACAGATTCCGATCTTGTCTTACCAAGGGCAAACCTTTCGGCTGCTGAGCGTATTTAGTGCCGCGCAAGAAGACGATGCCAGAGCCCTGTGGCGCGATCTGACGGACAACCGAGGTAAGGCCTGCGTATTACTTGAAGAACCTGAGCGCTTTAGTATTTGGGGCAAGATTCGCCTGGATCAGTTTGATCACGACGCTGGGCCTGACACGGGCACGCCGCCAGCGGGGGCGACGTTCATTAAGGCCTGCCTGCTGATGTTGCAGGTGCTGTATATGGATGTAGAAGATTTGCTAGGCAATAAGCAGGCCCGGCAGTTTGAAGACGATGTGAGTAAGGTGTTTGCGGCCTGGAAGTTTCCCCAGTCTGCGACTCCTGATGCGGTGAGAGCCCTGCTGACCGTCGATCCGCTGGCGATGCCCCAACTGCCGCCCTGGCAAGACCACCATTTGCATCGCCTGCTCGAAGAATTGCACCGCATTGCCAAAGATTACTTCGGCAATGCTAATTTTGCCGATCGCGCTCTGGAAGCGGTAGAAGACCTCACGGTGGCCGAGCAAAGCCAGTTTAAGCGCTGGTTGCAGCAGTCGCCCTCGGGTAAGATTTGGGTTTAA
- a CDS encoding rhomboid family intramembrane serine protease yields the protein MDDSELQARLNRLEAELNEPAAPSQASRPQASHYQASKAAPTQGWLERLKANALLPIYLVAIPWGQEIVDQVFFGGRWNLPLHPRSLEGIPGIFLSAISHSGFAHLIGNTIGFLIFSWLILAKSRRDYWITLLIGWLGGGVVAWLLGPTSVHGLSGVVYTLFGYLLCIGWLERRVVPLLISMFVLINYSYFIFGMFPTQPMVAWWGHLFGFGLGIMAAYGVYQEPGRPE from the coding sequence TTGGACGACTCCGAACTGCAAGCCCGGCTGAATCGGCTAGAAGCAGAACTGAACGAACCTGCGGCTCCTTCTCAGGCTTCTCGCCCTCAGGCTTCTCACTATCAGGCATCTAAGGCAGCGCCCACCCAGGGGTGGCTAGAACGGCTAAAGGCCAATGCGCTGCTGCCGATCTACCTAGTGGCGATTCCCTGGGGGCAAGAAATTGTCGATCAGGTGTTTTTTGGTGGTCGCTGGAACCTGCCGTTACATCCCCGCAGCCTAGAGGGCATCCCCGGTATTTTTCTATCGGCGATTTCCCACTCTGGGTTTGCCCACCTGATTGGCAACACCATCGGTTTTTTGATCTTTAGCTGGCTGATTTTGGCCAAAAGCCGCCGCGACTATTGGATTACCCTGCTGATTGGTTGGCTGGGCGGAGGGGTAGTGGCCTGGCTGCTTGGCCCCACTAGCGTCCACGGGCTGAGTGGGGTGGTGTATACCCTGTTTGGCTATTTGCTGTGCATTGGTTGGCTAGAGCGGCGGGTAGTGCCGCTGCTGATTTCGATGTTTGTGCTGATCAACTACAGCTACTTTATTTTCGGCATGTTTCCCACCCAGCCCATGGTGGCCTGGTGGGGACATTTGTTTGGGTTTGGGTTAGGCATTATGGCCGCCTACGGGGTCTACCAGGAGCCGGGGCGGCCAGAGTAG
- a CDS encoding DUF1643 domain-containing protein — protein MERTATVDPTGRYRYCLERRWSHASTLAIIMLNPSWADSALDDPTLRRCLGFAQGWGSGAIAVVNLFAYRSCHPAVLSQVDDPIGPENDRVLAEVADRADSILLAWGNGGRWLGRDRTVLSLLTPHQAKCYCLGRNLTGQPRHPLYAPSATPLQHWS, from the coding sequence ATGGAGCGTACCGCTACCGTTGACCCCACGGGTCGCTACCGCTACTGCCTGGAGCGACGCTGGAGTCATGCCTCCACCCTGGCTATCATCATGCTCAATCCTAGCTGGGCCGACAGTGCTCTAGACGACCCTACCCTGCGCCGCTGCCTGGGGTTTGCCCAGGGCTGGGGGTCTGGGGCGATCGCCGTGGTCAATCTGTTTGCCTACCGCAGTTGTCATCCTGCCGTGCTGAGCCAGGTTGACGACCCCATTGGCCCTGAGAACGACAGAGTTCTCGCTGAGGTAGCCGACCGAGCTGACTCCATTTTGTTGGCCTGGGGCAATGGCGGCAGATGGCTAGGGCGCGATCGCACCGTCCTGTCTCTCCTCACTCCCCACCAGGCCAAATGCTACTGCCTAGGGCGCAACCTCACGGGCCAACCCCGGCATCCTCTCTACGCCCCTAGTGCTACTCCCCTGCAGCACTGGAGTTGA